From the genome of Silurus meridionalis isolate SWU-2019-XX chromosome 12, ASM1480568v1, whole genome shotgun sequence, one region includes:
- the diabloa gene encoding diablo, IAP-binding mitochondrial protein a, translating to MQALGHCGLCVSRGFFQSRTNFLLTRANMAAIRQAAACFHLVRATASGIFMNRKPVLRLLRLSEMMQANVMSFSVCSGLSTVPFLQQAENLSHESLIRRASCLVTDSANTYLSQTTMALVDALTLYTKALHTLIALQKRYLASIGKLTPAEEDSIWQVLIGQRVEVGDRLDDCKRFESNWMNAISLCEMSAEAAYNAGAEHASNALKSSVEAAQSKVEEMRKLQLAAQKSLAEMKAEEIQRMAEYASSINIQDLEDVPEAYLRED from the exons ATGCAGGCTTTGGGACACTGCGGTTTGTGCGTGTCGAGGGGATTTTTTCAGAGCCGGACCAACTTCCTGCTGACGCGAGCCAACATGGCTGCCATCCGTCAAGCTGCAGCGTGTTTTCATTTAGTcag AGCCACAGCCAGTGGGATTTTCATGAACAGAAAACCAGTACTGCGGCTTCTGCGCCTCTCAGAAATGATGCAGGCAAACGTTATGTCCTTCAGTGTGTGCAGTGGACTGTCCACTGTTCCCTTCCTACAG CAGGCAGAAAACCTCTCGCATGAGTCTTTGATTCGACGGGCATCCTGCTTGGTCACAGACAGCGCCAATACCTACCTTTCCCAAACCACCATGGCTCTTGTAGATGCCCTCACACTTTATACGAAG GCTTTGCACACCCTCATCGCTCTACAAAAGCGCTATTTGGCATCAATTGGAAAACTCACTCCTGCTGAGGAAGACAGCATTTGGCAAGTGCTCATTGGCCAACGAGTGGAG gTTGGAGACAGGCTGGATGACTGTAAACGCTTTGAATCAAACTGGATGAATGCTATCAGCCTCTGTGAAATGTCAGCAGAGGCTGCCTACAATGCAG GAGCAGAACATGCATCCAATGCATTAAAGAGCAGTGTGGAAGCAGCACAGTCTAAGGTAGAGGAAATGAGAAAACTGCAGCTGGCAGCACAGAAGAGTCTGGCTGAAATGAAAGCCGAAGAGATTCAGAGAATGGCTGAGTATGCATCAAGCATCAACATACAGGATCTGGAGGATGTTCCAGAGGCGTACCTCCGTGAGGACTGA